DNA from Kogia breviceps isolate mKogBre1 chromosome 3, mKogBre1 haplotype 1, whole genome shotgun sequence:
tttattttcaggcTTCTGGAGTTACAGTGAATGATGAAGTCATCAAAGTTTTTAATGATATGAAAGTAAGGAAATCTTCTACGCAAGAGGagatcaaaaaaagaaagaaagcagttcTCTTCTGTTTAAGCGATGACAAAAGACAAATAATTGTAGAGGAAGCAAAGCAGATCTTGGTGGGTGACATTGGTGATACTGTAGAGGACCCCTACACATCTTTTGTGAAGTTGCTACCTCTGAATGATTGCCGATATGCTTTGTACGATGCCACATACGAAACAAAAGAGTCTAAGAAAGAAGACCTAGTATTTATATTCTGGTgtgtaaaaacaaaagaaaaaagtacttttaaaatgcaaGGATTATTATTAACATAGTcagttttgcctttctttttcttctaaataggattcaacaattttttttccccctgtaggGCTCCTGAAAGTGCACCTTTAAAAAGCAAGATGATTTATGCTAGCTCTAAAGatgccattaaaaagaaatttacaggtaTAAACACTGAATATTTTGCGCAGAAGAATTGCCCTCTTACTTATAATAAAGTAACGggttaatgttttttctttttaggtattAAACATGAGTGGCAAGTAAATGGCTTGGATGATATAAAGGACCGTTCAACACTTGGAGAGAAATTGGGAGGCAACGTAGTAGTTTCACTTGAAGGAAAACCCTTATAAAATGACAGTCAAGTGCCATCTGGATCTTAAGGAGCTTCCATTTCTCCAGCTCAGTCAATTGGAATAGTATTaggttctggtttttttttttcttcctcttcccactgGGTCCTTCCAACACAATGAATGAAGGAAATATCATTCGTGTAAGCAGCCTATCAGTGATTGCCATTAGACTGTTTAATACTGTTACTTTTATGTAGAACCCAAGGAATGCCTTCCCATCATATTTTAGCCAAAACAACTGGTTATATGCCTCCCTTGCAGCAAGCACTACAATGAATGTGAATGTCAATGTGAATAGCTTAGAACACTACAAAGGGTTAAGCTAATTGAATGCCTTGAAAGTATTATCCACTGGTGAGATGGTAAACTTTATTCAGTATTAT
Protein-coding regions in this window:
- the CFL2 gene encoding cofilin-2, with protein sequence MASGVTVNDEVIKVFNDMKVRKSSTQEEIKKRKKAVLFCLSDDKRQIIVEEAKQILVGDIGDTVEDPYTSFVKLLPLNDCRYALYDATYETKESKKEDLVFIFWAPESAPLKSKMIYASSKDAIKKKFTGIKHEWQVNGLDDIKDRSTLGEKLGGNVVVSLEGKPL